One part of the Lapillicoccus jejuensis genome encodes these proteins:
- a CDS encoding FadR/GntR family transcriptional regulator, translating into MSSDPLPPEDDGAWPAERPAAARTAGLAGSSPAEPWPRRPRRLATAVVDELVDRLVRGEIPAGATLPTEPLLCQTFGVSRTVVREAVKSLESMRLVRVQQGQGTTVRHLGDWDLFNPTVLSAVIRHDAELAILEDLVDVRSALEAQMAGQAAQRADQRQRELLTERMALLEQEVGDPARYLRADVDFHDAVMQASGNRLGRAMIHTLQMEAYRSLRYVGDPTAAEMRLSNVAHRAVHDAVLAGDAEAAQDAMREHIIGSWHRRRPASDAPR; encoded by the coding sequence ATGTCGAGCGACCCCCTGCCGCCCGAGGACGACGGCGCCTGGCCCGCCGAGCGGCCGGCGGCCGCCCGCACCGCCGGACTGGCCGGGTCCTCGCCCGCCGAGCCCTGGCCGCGCCGGCCGCGTCGCCTGGCGACGGCGGTCGTCGACGAGCTCGTCGACCGCCTCGTGCGCGGCGAGATCCCGGCGGGCGCGACGCTGCCGACCGAGCCGCTGCTGTGCCAGACCTTCGGCGTCAGCCGCACCGTCGTCCGCGAGGCGGTGAAGTCACTGGAGTCGATGCGCCTGGTCCGGGTGCAGCAGGGGCAGGGCACGACCGTGCGGCACCTCGGCGACTGGGACCTGTTCAACCCCACCGTGCTCAGCGCCGTCATCCGCCACGACGCCGAGCTGGCCATCCTCGAGGACCTCGTCGACGTCCGCAGCGCGCTCGAGGCCCAGATGGCCGGGCAGGCTGCCCAACGGGCCGACCAGCGGCAGCGCGAGCTGCTGACCGAGCGGATGGCGCTGCTCGAGCAGGAGGTCGGCGACCCCGCCCGCTACCTGCGCGCCGACGTCGACTTCCACGACGCGGTCATGCAGGCGTCCGGCAACCGGTTGGGCCGCGCGATGATCCACACGCTCCAGATGGAGGCCTACCGCAGTCTGCGCTACGTGGGCGACCCGACCGCGGCGGAGATGCGGCTGTCGAACGTCGCCCACCGCGCCGTGCACGACGCCGTGCTCGCGGGCGACGCCGAGGCCGCGCAGGACGCCATGCGCGAGCACATCATCGGGTCGTGGCACCGGAGGCGGCCGGCGAGCGACGCACCCCGTTGA
- a CDS encoding MFS transporter has protein sequence MTAPTTRVPLSAFWHDLPVPARWMLSTIVVDFFGNGLVLPFSVVYLHEVRGFALSLVGVLLAIPALVGIVVVGPGGALVDRIGARPVMTVVVAGQLVTLVVWATTATVPQAVVATVLQGLFNGLAWPTVNALIASLVPSGLRQRYFGVNFTLLNLGIGVGGVVGGLLVDVHRPGTFVALYLVDAATFLAPLAVLLGPLRHVSGKAPTPAADAVTPGAVVADAATYRTLLRDPRLLPILALGFVTAFIGYGQLSSGIPAFARAASGISTQALGWAFAANTAVIVVLQLVVLQRIEGRRRTRLLCVMAAVWGVSFVCLGASSLVPGTVSAALLFGACASVFGLGETFFQPTLPAMVNDLAPDHLRGRYNAMSSLVFQVASVVAPACAGFLVGHGLAGGYVVLLLVGCLAAAGLALLAERRVPPEVNGVRRSPAASGATTR, from the coding sequence GTGACGGCCCCCACCACCCGCGTCCCCCTGTCCGCGTTCTGGCACGACCTGCCCGTGCCGGCGCGCTGGATGCTGTCGACGATCGTCGTCGACTTCTTCGGCAACGGGCTGGTCCTGCCGTTCTCGGTCGTCTACCTGCACGAGGTCCGCGGCTTCGCGCTGTCGCTCGTCGGCGTGCTGCTGGCGATCCCCGCCCTCGTCGGCATCGTCGTCGTCGGCCCGGGCGGGGCGCTCGTCGACCGGATCGGTGCCCGCCCGGTGATGACCGTCGTCGTCGCCGGCCAGCTCGTCACCCTCGTCGTCTGGGCGACGACGGCCACCGTGCCGCAGGCGGTCGTCGCGACCGTGCTCCAGGGCCTGTTCAACGGCCTGGCGTGGCCGACGGTCAACGCCTTGATCGCCTCGCTCGTCCCGAGCGGCCTGCGCCAGCGGTACTTCGGGGTGAACTTCACCCTGCTCAACCTCGGCATCGGCGTCGGCGGCGTCGTCGGGGGCCTGCTCGTCGACGTCCACCGGCCGGGCACCTTCGTCGCGCTCTACCTCGTCGACGCGGCGACCTTCCTCGCGCCGCTCGCCGTCCTGCTCGGGCCGCTGCGCCACGTCTCGGGCAAGGCCCCCACCCCAGCCGCGGACGCGGTGACGCCGGGCGCCGTCGTGGCCGACGCGGCGACGTACCGGACCCTGCTGCGCGACCCGCGGCTGCTGCCGATCCTCGCCCTGGGCTTCGTCACCGCCTTCATCGGCTACGGCCAGCTCTCCAGCGGGATCCCGGCCTTCGCCCGCGCCGCGTCCGGGATCTCGACCCAGGCCCTCGGCTGGGCCTTTGCGGCCAACACGGCGGTCATCGTCGTCCTGCAGCTCGTCGTCCTGCAGCGCATCGAGGGCCGCCGGCGCACCCGGCTGCTGTGCGTCATGGCGGCGGTCTGGGGCGTGAGCTTCGTCTGCCTCGGGGCCTCCTCGCTCGTGCCCGGCACCGTGTCGGCGGCCCTGCTCTTCGGGGCGTGCGCGTCGGTGTTCGGGCTGGGGGAGACCTTCTTCCAGCCGACCCTGCCGGCGATGGTCAACGACCTCGCTCCGGACCACCTGCGCGGGCGCTACAACGCGATGAGCTCGCTGGTCTTCCAGGTCGCCTCGGTCGTCGCGCCGGCGTGCGCCGGCTTCCTCGTCGGGCACGGCCTCGCCGGGGGGTACGTCGTCCTGCTCCTCGTCGGCTGCCTCGCCGCCGCCGGCCTCGCACTGCTGGCCGAGCGGCGCGTGCCGCCGGAGGTCAACGGGGTGCGTCGCTCGCCGGCCGCCTCCGGTGCCACGACCCGATGA
- a CDS encoding M4 family metallopeptidase, with protein sequence MRHLVTGLTATCAVAAAALAPVVIAPAAQGAAPAAASPSARAALLAAARTDSARTASALKLGSGERLVVKDVVRDADGSEHVRYDRTFDGLRVIGGDLVAHQDRAGAVSGVSWNATGKVAVASTTPTVSAAAALGKAATQGLRSAAAPQGELVVYAEGAKPVLAYDVVTEGVRADQTPSRLHTIVDAHSGRTLTSWDDIEQGTGKGIFVGTVTLGTTLSGSTYQMKDSRGNTATDLKGATSGTGTLFTDADDVWGNGSYTDRASAAVDAFYGAQKTYDFYNTVLGRAGVFNTGKGVPSRVHYGNNYVNAFWDGQQMTYGDGSGNTHPLVELDVAGHEMSHGVTENTAGLQYTGDAGGLNEATSDIFGTAVEWYANNPNDVPDYLIGELININGNGTPLRYMDQPSKDGASKDCWSSSLGGLDPHYSSGPLNHWFYLASEGSGAKTINGVSYNSPTCNGSSVTPVGRDKAEKIWYRALSTYLTSTSNYAAARNAAIKAAKDLYPTDTTTCANIAASFSAIAVPAGTETCGTTGGGGGGTGTNLLANPGFESGAVSWTGSTGPITNDTGRPAHTGTWKLWLGGNGTTTTESEQQTVTVPSTGTPTLSFWIRTDTAESGTTAYDTMKVQVVSGTTTTTLATFSNASANSTYTQRSYSLASFAGKSVTVKFLMNEDSSLQTSFVVDDTSVAS encoded by the coding sequence GTGAGACACCTCGTCACGGGACTGACCGCGACCTGCGCCGTCGCCGCCGCGGCGCTGGCCCCCGTGGTCATCGCACCGGCCGCCCAGGGCGCCGCGCCCGCCGCCGCCTCGCCGTCGGCCCGCGCCGCCCTGCTCGCCGCCGCCCGGACCGACAGCGCTCGCACCGCGTCGGCCCTCAAGCTGGGCTCGGGCGAGCGGCTGGTCGTCAAGGACGTCGTCCGCGACGCCGACGGCAGCGAGCACGTGCGCTACGACCGCACCTTCGACGGCCTGCGCGTCATCGGCGGCGACCTCGTGGCCCACCAGGACAGGGCCGGCGCCGTCAGCGGCGTCAGCTGGAACGCCACCGGCAAGGTCGCCGTCGCCTCGACGACGCCGACGGTCAGCGCGGCCGCCGCGCTCGGCAAGGCCGCGACCCAGGGCCTGCGCTCCGCCGCGGCCCCCCAGGGCGAGCTCGTCGTCTACGCCGAGGGCGCCAAGCCCGTCCTCGCGTACGACGTCGTCACCGAGGGCGTGCGCGCCGACCAGACCCCGAGCCGCCTGCACACGATCGTCGACGCGCACAGCGGCCGGACGCTCACCTCGTGGGACGACATCGAGCAGGGCACCGGCAAGGGCATCTTCGTCGGGACGGTGACCCTCGGCACGACGCTGTCCGGGTCGACGTACCAGATGAAGGACAGCCGCGGGAACACCGCGACCGACCTCAAGGGCGCGACCTCCGGCACCGGCACCCTCTTCACCGACGCCGACGACGTCTGGGGCAACGGCTCCTACACCGACCGCGCCTCGGCCGCCGTCGACGCCTTCTACGGCGCGCAGAAGACCTACGACTTCTACAACACCGTCCTCGGCCGCGCCGGCGTCTTCAACACCGGCAAGGGCGTCCCCTCCCGCGTGCACTACGGCAACAACTACGTCAACGCCTTCTGGGACGGTCAGCAGATGACCTACGGCGACGGGTCGGGCAACACCCACCCGCTCGTCGAGCTCGACGTCGCCGGGCACGAGATGAGCCACGGCGTCACCGAGAACACCGCGGGCCTGCAGTACACCGGTGACGCGGGCGGGCTCAACGAGGCCACCTCCGACATCTTCGGCACCGCCGTCGAGTGGTACGCCAACAACCCCAACGACGTGCCGGACTACCTCATCGGCGAGCTGATCAACATCAACGGCAACGGCACGCCCCTGCGCTACATGGACCAGCCGAGCAAGGACGGCGCGAGCAAGGACTGCTGGAGCAGCAGCCTGGGCGGTCTCGACCCGCACTACTCCTCGGGTCCGCTCAACCACTGGTTCTACCTCGCCTCGGAGGGCTCGGGCGCCAAGACCATCAACGGCGTCAGCTACAACAGCCCGACCTGCAACGGCTCGAGCGTGACCCCGGTGGGCCGCGACAAGGCCGAGAAGATCTGGTACCGCGCGCTGTCGACGTACCTCACCAGCACGAGCAACTACGCCGCCGCCCGCAACGCGGCCATCAAGGCGGCGAAGGACCTGTACCCGACCGACACCACCACCTGCGCCAACATCGCGGCGTCGTTCTCGGCCATCGCCGTCCCGGCGGGCACCGAGACCTGCGGCACCACCGGCGGCGGGGGCGGCGGCACCGGCACCAACCTGCTCGCCAACCCGGGCTTCGAGTCCGGCGCCGTGAGCTGGACCGGCTCCACCGGCCCGATCACCAACGACACCGGGCGCCCCGCGCACACCGGCACCTGGAAGCTGTGGCTCGGCGGCAACGGCACGACGACCACCGAGAGCGAGCAGCAGACGGTCACCGTCCCCTCGACGGGCACCCCGACGCTGTCCTTCTGGATCCGCACCGACACGGCCGAGTCCGGCACGACGGCCTACGACACGATGAAGGTCCAGGTCGTCTCCGGCACGACGACGACCACCCTGGCCACCTTCAGCAACGCGAGCGCCAACTCGACCTACACGCAGAGGTCGTACTCGCTGGCGTCGTTCGCCGGGAAGTCCGTCACGGTGAAGTTCCTCATGAACGAGGACTCCTCGCTCCAGACGAGCTTCGTCGTCGACGACACCTCGGTCGCGAGCTGA
- a CDS encoding MFS transporter codes for MNKRQVVVVTAGAVSMLGWGAVLPYQYAYAAETRGWGALVAASAATLFSVGALVAAPVGGRLADRLPPVRVAVVAKLVAAAAALVLLVAGDARTFLLGMLVLGLGITAAQPAQSLLILRWSGTADRRTAFAWAFTGSSVGMAVGALVASRTVHLESPSGMVGAFALAAGGFVASAALLAVASYGDTLPVHTREEQVGAGGAGSAVRAVLRVPALRWIAVVTVLISLGFYAQFESGLPAYALTVLRVPEQTVGTAAAVNCLVIVGLQMLVVRATRRRRPATLLVWVGAIWLLCWGALSLVGLVPAAAAVTFVATYGVFAVGETLFAPVLGPLSAAHAPEGMAGTTLGLLAAVQTGVSAVGPLLAGVALGAGHGGVFLVVHLVISAAALVAALRLRRVLGAPSVPAGTGVPVGDVVRVA; via the coding sequence GTGAACAAGCGTCAGGTCGTGGTCGTCACGGCGGGAGCCGTGAGCATGCTCGGCTGGGGGGCGGTCCTGCCCTACCAGTACGCCTACGCCGCCGAGACGCGCGGCTGGGGCGCCCTCGTCGCCGCGTCGGCGGCGACGCTCTTCTCCGTCGGTGCGCTGGTCGCCGCCCCCGTGGGCGGCCGCCTCGCCGACCGCCTGCCCCCCGTGCGGGTCGCCGTCGTCGCCAAGCTCGTCGCGGCGGCCGCCGCGCTGGTGCTGCTCGTCGCCGGCGACGCACGCACCTTCCTGCTCGGCATGCTCGTCCTCGGGCTCGGGATCACCGCGGCCCAGCCGGCCCAGTCGCTGCTCATCCTGCGCTGGTCGGGCACCGCGGACCGCCGTACGGCGTTCGCCTGGGCCTTCACCGGCTCCTCGGTGGGGATGGCCGTCGGCGCGCTCGTCGCCTCGCGCACCGTCCACCTCGAGTCCCCCTCGGGCATGGTCGGCGCCTTCGCGCTCGCCGCCGGCGGGTTCGTCGCCTCCGCGGCGCTGCTCGCCGTGGCGTCGTACGGCGACACGCTGCCCGTCCACACCCGCGAGGAGCAGGTGGGGGCCGGGGGAGCCGGATCGGCCGTCCGGGCCGTTCTGCGGGTCCCCGCGCTGCGCTGGATCGCGGTCGTCACCGTGCTCATCTCGCTCGGCTTCTACGCCCAGTTCGAGTCCGGGCTCCCGGCCTACGCGCTGACCGTGCTCCGGGTGCCGGAGCAGACCGTCGGCACCGCCGCCGCGGTCAACTGCCTCGTCATCGTCGGCCTGCAGATGCTCGTCGTCCGGGCCACCCGGCGTCGCCGCCCGGCGACGCTGCTGGTGTGGGTCGGTGCGATCTGGCTGCTGTGCTGGGGCGCCCTCTCGCTCGTGGGCCTCGTCCCCGCCGCCGCGGCGGTGACCTTCGTGGCGACGTACGGCGTCTTCGCCGTCGGGGAGACGCTCTTCGCACCGGTGCTCGGCCCCCTGTCGGCCGCGCACGCCCCCGAGGGGATGGCCGGCACGACGCTCGGCCTGCTCGCCGCCGTGCAGACCGGCGTCTCGGCCGTCGGCCCGCTGCTCGCGGGCGTCGCCCTCGGGGCCGGCCACGGCGGGGTCTTCCTCGTCGTCCACCTCGTCATCAGCGCCGCCGCCCTCGTCGCCGCCCTGCGGCTGCGCCGGGTCCTCGGCGCGCCGAGCGTGCCGGCCGGCACGGGTGTCCCGGTCGGCGACGTCGTCCGGGTCGCCTGA
- a CDS encoding MarR family winged helix-turn-helix transcriptional regulator translates to MTSGRSDGPGAGDAAGDGARSEYRALVATYVAAGGEETVQRVVTAIHALHRRLNQWYDAQLVDLQLTQGEWTVLSRLAAAPPGTALTPSTLAEAAGVAPSSMTHRLDRMTERGLVSRETDPANRTRVLVRLTDGGWSLFAEAIRGSDMVEGDVLSTLSLGDREQLADLLERVVADLGETLG, encoded by the coding sequence ATGACCTCGGGGCGGAGCGACGGACCGGGCGCGGGCGACGCGGCCGGCGACGGAGCGCGGTCGGAGTACCGCGCGCTCGTCGCGACGTACGTGGCCGCGGGCGGCGAGGAGACCGTGCAGCGGGTCGTCACCGCGATCCACGCGCTGCACCGCCGCCTCAACCAGTGGTACGACGCCCAGCTCGTCGACCTGCAGCTGACCCAGGGCGAGTGGACGGTGCTGTCCCGGCTCGCCGCCGCGCCCCCCGGGACCGCGCTCACCCCGTCGACGCTCGCCGAGGCGGCTGGGGTCGCCCCCTCGTCGATGACCCACCGCCTGGACCGGATGACCGAGCGGGGGCTGGTCAGCCGCGAGACCGACCCGGCCAACCGCACGCGGGTCCTCGTCCGGCTCACCGACGGGGGCTGGAGCCTGTTCGCCGAGGCCATCCGCGGCTCGGACATGGTCGAGGGCGACGTGCTGAGCACCCTGTCGCTCGGGGACCGCGAGCAGCTCGCCGACCTGCTCGAGCGGGTCGTCGCCGACCTGGGCGAGACCCTGGGCTGA